The nucleotide window tgagtaataagcatgtaagaacagaggACTGGCATGGGCAGGTTCTGAACTagaagctttagggttttaaacaaattaattcaacataaagcaaaaaaaaaaattgcttttagaatctttgaagtttctaatttgctagtaaattctcaacacttttgaaattatctattttttccaatatttcttcttttcttttcaaaataggtatacatccacattcacacaaacataattacttactctgtaaatctattacaactaaagttcatcttaaccatgatgtatttgtatgttggattccatgtaaataaaaaatgtgtttatttgtgcttcactGGCTAAAGAGGTtgcatgttgaaagaaaaatgtagaataaaatggaacaagtagtcattcagtgttcagaaatggatggcttttcattaaatggacaatctttattataagcattacagtaacaatgtaattgcaaaaataataaaaaataataaaacttttgggaacattattcttcgaagtattagaaatttaaagccactgaaaaaaaaggatcacaaatgaCGTCATTTTAGTGTGTAACCAATTGTACCTTTTTACAATCCATTACCTCCAACTCTGAGTAACATCAGACAAGTTAATGTTAGTGGgaaaataacacttcattcaatctacaacatgtttgacacaatagaaaccttttttaacttaataaaacaaattaagtgtacatgtaatctaaaaataattcaaaattcacACTATTTCATCATTGTAATTTgcaattagtaaaacaatttatttctaatattgtaattgttttattctgattataatgagaagaatattagTCTGTATACCTACATTATACATCACTTAAAATGctgtttgttaaaagtcaacCGCAAAGCACCTTTCcatttcatacatgttacatttcagtgatttcaattttccatggaaaagtacatgaatgatgccTACTTAAGACAGAAAGACTTTTAATAACTGTGATGTAGCTACCATTAACCACATACATTCACATACATACTAGGAATGAAATCGTAACATCTACTGCTTTGAgagttgaatcacatcaatatttgcttgtcaaaaaaggaaaaaattatactttgctaCATTTTCACCCCATCCTgaccagaaaatatattttacatgtaagtataactctcaaaaaatctctctcttttttaaaactgacataaaaataaattatctaactattttaactggattattctctataatcaacaacctggtttaaagaaataggtgaatgtgttagtgccttagtgcattgtactgtgaatcctctgatatctatttagacttgatttttgattgaatctgttccaaaatttattatatatgtaaagtagtTTTAAGTATCAGTTCTGTGTTGTTCTCTAAGGTATACCTTttccataaatcttttttcacattcattaaatttgtaaggtttctgtctattaaaaattttccgatgttgagcaatgcttgagaaaatattggagggtttctttcagtgtaagttctctcatgtccaataagatctgtgatagaagtaaaggtatgttcagtgctctacattattattgtttactttcagaataagtactgttgtgcattttaaggctaatgctttgggaaagcacttccatagtcattacatttatctcacttttatctagtatgatgtctttgatgttgagtaagatgtgagcagttattgaaggctttgccacattcttcacatttgtagggcttctctactgtatgatttcttttatgtagagtaaggtatgGGTTCCGGTTaatggttttgccacattcttcatatctgtaggatttcactccagtatgacttttctttatgtacCATAAGGTGTGAGCAATGGGTAAAGGCTTagacacattcttcacatttgtatggtttctctcctgtatgaattcttttatgtagagtaagacttgagcactgggtaaaggctttgccacattcttcacatttgtatggtttctctcctgtatgaattcttttatgtagagtaaggtatgagcactgggtaaaggctttgccacattcttcacatttgtatggtttctctcctgtatgaattcttttatgtagagtaaggtctcTGTgccggctaaaggctttgccacattcttcacatttgtatggtttctctcctgtatgaattcttttatgtagagtaaggtatgagcactgggtaaaggctttgccacattcttcacatttgtatggtttctctcctgtatgaattcttttatgtagagtaaggtgtgagcactgggtaaaggctttgccacattcttcacatttgtatggtttctctcctgtatgaattcttttatgtagagtaaggtctgtgccccggctaaaggctttgccacattcttcacacttgtagggtttctctcctgtatgaattcttttatgttcaataagactggagcactgggtaaaggctttgccacattcttcacatttgtgtggtttctctcctgtatgaattctcttgtgtgtagtaagttttgagcaccagttaaaggcttttccacattcttcacacttgtagggtttctctcctgtatgaattcttttatgttcagcaAGACTTGAGTAcctggtaaaggctttgccacattcttcacacttgtagggtttctcacctgtatgaattcttttatgttcaataagacttgagcactgggtaaaggctttgccacattgttcacatttgtatggtttctctcctgtatgaattcttttatgttcagtaagacttgAGTACCTGGTAAAGGCTTTGCTACAttgttcacatttgtatggtttctcacctgtatgaattcttttatgttcagtaagacgtgagcactgggtaaaggctttgccacattcttcacatttgtatggtttctcacctgtatgaattcttttatgttcagtaagacgtgAGCaatgggtaaaggctttgccacattcttcacatttgtatggtttctcacctgtatgaattcttttatgtagagtgaggTTTGtacactgggtaaaggctttgccacattcttcacatttgtatggtttctctcctgtatgaattcttttatgttcagtaagacgtgagcagtgggtaaaggctttgccacattcttcacatttgtatggtttctctcctgtatgaattcttttatgttcagtaagacttgagtaccagttaaaggcttttccacattcttcacacttgtagggtttctctcctgtatgaattttcctatgtccaGAAACATTTGAGATGTGGTTAAAAGTTTTCCCACATCTATTATGCCTGAAAATTCCCTCTCCTGTAGGtctttttttatgtctatttagatttgaaaatttCGTAAAGACTTTTATACATCTGAATATTTTCCTATGGGTAGTTGACAAACATTGGGTAAGACCATCGTAatatactttctgcctcttacACTCATTCACacactcccagtcttctcttaaatgtatattttcaaggCCACCAGTTTCATATACTCTCCttattgatttctgaaatgagtcttttatgccctgctctggcaccaggtctcgggtgcaatgggaagacagttctgaaagaaatgaaaataacaaagtatctcactaACTGGACTCAGGTGAATGTACTTcacaatatgaatatataaaactataccaggcacattagcaagaaagcacaatagaataccatggtcttacttccatgatagatgtatgaccttaaaaatatacttacaaacatgactttttgagaaatcataacTGCTAATAGTTCATAGCACCTCATATGAGAATGAcaccaagaaccaaatggaaccagaaggaaagtttgttacatttacctagCAAAGCCCTTCCTCACCGCTGATATAGAGGAATCACATTAGTAGTAAAATCCCATCTCCTGGActccctttcaaaagagaatgaaactattGGCACATACGTCCATACATCTCATTTTTTATGGCCTTTCCACAAGCTGGTTTCTGTCCTCTATGATAACTACATAACTCTCTGGGAAAGGTGtgtacatatcaaaaataaaattctgcagtattataatgatggtacaaaaacatttatttatgctataaaatttgaaagacaaaattgacAAAGAGCATTACCATATGTTAAttgatatacaatgtaaaaatacataattattgacATCGATATCATAAGGTTGGGGGCAAAcgtaaagattaagaatttttgtatgcaACTGAAATTGAGTACTTATCAGTTCAATGTATTTTGCAACTTCAAAGGACTTTAGGTAATTCTCACTGTGAACATCAGGAAAATGTTCATAGAGATACAAAAAGGAAGgtggacaaagaaacaaaatatgtccctAAATATTAGTGGCacataatgaagaagaaaaaaagaggaaacaaagaaaaaatagtgacaaaagttatataaaacaattaatattagggaaattataagtccttccctttgagaaaattatataaatatttatgtactagtatttccagtcagaagacacagttaaataaagggattaaaaaatccaactatattctctctaaagagactTTACTTCATATCTTGTGAAAACAATAGACTAAAATTGGCAGGATATAACAAGATATGCCATGAAAACTTTAAGCATATAACAGCAGTGGAGTTCAAAATGATATTAGgcatattatatttgaagtgaaaaatgttacagtttataaaatatactttaggcCAAAACTTTCACAAGagacaaacaaggacatttaatataaaaagaggtcattcactgagaacccatgaaaataagacatatatatgatatctatctttatctcacatcaaggttcacaaatatataaagaaaatattgacagaattgaagcaagaaatggacagcaaaataataggatacattgatattccactttcaataataataaaggcagtcaaattaataataagaaaacagaagatttgaaaacaccgtagagcaattagacctaacagatatatagagaacactctacagaataataatagaacatgcAATCTTCTTGATAcctcataaaacattcttccaaAAAACTACCCGTTTGGCCACAAAGCAAGtcttaaccaattttagaaaactgaaattttgcacattttaatttctgaccagaatggaatgaaactgtaaataaataacagaagaaacacagaaaaattcacaaatatatgaaaataacacactttTGAACATGTTCTTGTTCAAGGGAAGAAGACTTAATGCTGTGAAGATATCGatagtggtctacagattcaatgcaattcctttcaaattctccatttaattttttcaaaaagagaaacagcaaacccaaaaataatatggaatctcaagagaccacaaagatctgaacaatcatcaaaaagagaaacaatgctatTCATACCatacttccccattttaaaacattgaaaaagctacagtagtcaatgaagttttctactggcagaaagacagaaaactggaccaataaatcagaaagaaacacaaatataaactcttgcatatgttgtaaaattaaaaggtatcttcacactcatatttatttcatcattattcacaaaggaAGGTAGATGAAAGAAAACCAAACTGCCCTTaccaaatgaaaagataaatacaatttgaaatttagaaatagtggattatttctcagctttaataaaacaaataatctagTAACACGCACAGTAGAGATAAACCTTGACGACATTATGCTTAATGATGGGATGgtggtataactacatgatgaatgcaatgcacactatctggggaatggacatgcttgaagctctgacttgggggtatgggtgggacatgggcaatatatataatctgaacttttgtacccccataataagctgaaataaaaaaaatgattatttccccaaactcatagtaacaatttattatatttttatatatttgtattataaatttacattaacaaagtgaaataaaacaaatttatagaattcaaaaaaaaaagtaagtggtGTTGTAGGCAGCTTCTCTAATTGAGATGGAGGCTccagatgtatttatttaccatgggaaccagtacttatgcaaattgattctccctggttcagcaaaatccaatatggcagttctccaGGGGAGGTTTGGTGGGGGAACATTGATAGaccactgttttccttttctcctccacacaCTCCCAATGGACACGAACTTTCATTCCCTGCCTGATTTTGAAACTGGGACCCTTCCTCAGTGCTTCTCATCCTGTTGACTGTGCTGTCAGCAGACAGATGCACCAAGTGCCTGTCAATGGGAAGATCACAAGCTGAGCCAGGTGAAAAAGCACCCATAGCACTGAGagctgggcatctcagcacagagaattccagcatcagctGTGGTGGCGAGAAGGGGCCATGGTCTTCCTGTAACACTCTCAGGAAGAGTGAGTGCCAGCctaccctcctcctctctgagttgcaGCACCAGATACACTTTCCAGGGCAGGCTTGGCTGGTAGTTTGCACCCAATTGCTGAAGGCGTGCTCAGTCACTCAGTGGAGCTTTTGCTGGAAGTGTGCTACCCGATGCCCAAGGCAGGCTTAGTCACTCAGTGAAAGgtgctttggcagttgctatggggggagtgtggtcacacagctatgagaaCCTTAAGCCAAAATTGCTTCCTGGGATGCCTGGAGTGTATCAGGTGCAGAGGAGGGGGTGTCCAGGTGCAGTGATGCTGGCTCTCTTGTTGCTCATAGCACACTCCCATGGGATGAGAGACATGCATCCTATTGCAGGCCTGAggcacctgggtgggggaggtcaaaatcccttactttttccctgggctccagaagtCCTGTGATTTTGTTTGTGCCAGTTCCTACCTtttatcctcctctcttctcagctgctcaGTACCTGCTGTTAGTGTCCAAGACTCCACTTGTTTCAGACTGTATGGTCTACTGCTTACCAGGAATCATCCTCCACTCCCCTCTGTTAAATTCTCAACTGTTCTACTTGAATGGTCCGACAAGCCTTGATTCtcgtcagccatcttgaagtctccttacatgattatttctctcacaccAATATAATACACATTCAGCAATAAAGAACtgctgaaattataatttttatgactactcacctagtcaagataaaagaattatagaccacaaaccaagaaaacaagtaagtttgaaacacactagacataatttttactcacacaggcaagcaaacacataGAGAATTATTTTAGCACTGGATAAATtgctaattcatatttaaatattaaatcatactaTGTTAAAGTGACCAGAGTTGAATATTGCCACACAAAATTACaatgtataagtaaaaacaaagataaaatttactGTACTTATCACAAGATTTGAGGGAATGCAGAGGATTCACAAAACCTatcccacagcaacaaaaaacataaatctccaggAACCAATGCTtatgaaatggagatatttgGAGTACCTGAAAAACCTTAGAAATAATCATCTGAAACATTCcctacaagaaaaacaaaacatagacaacaaaatctgcaaaatgatgcctgaagaaactgagatattaacagacataaaaactataacaagaacctaacacaaatttttgagctgaagaatataataactgagatgaaaaattcactagagaagcacacttaatgaagcagaagaatcagaaagttgaagacatttcatttataaatattgagttatggaagcaaaattttaaaagggacacAACTGAAGGTGGAGTATGGGACGTATTGGACACAGTCAGGTAGACCAATATATCTAAGAAAggttcctagaagaagaatagagtgggaaaatggcagaaagattatttggagaataaggcagctgagaattttctaaatgccagagtgataacaaaaaaaaaaaaaagtactaccaACTAAGAgggcttcctctgggaaatatttttttcaaaaacaagagaaaaattaaagattttccaaGCTAAGCAAAAGTCAATGCTGTTCATCACCACGGGAGTAGGCCAGAAGAAATGTAAAGGGGgtccactgtgatgaaaaataaaattatgttgggtagcattataaacagttaaaaacataaagctctgtgttaaagataaatgtataaacagatatagaattctatttgatcatgatggttcataaaccctcataataaatctatagaattaaagaaaaactgaaagcataaatgtgcaaaaatCCATTCtcacatatacaatataaaaggtataatttgtgacattaataagaacatgtggcactttaagacatgtaggtttttaatttactttaattgaAAGTATTACGAGATTAACATATGTTGTTATAACACAGAGATTATttagtctccatttcctaatgtggtcacaaacagaatgcctgtagaagatatgcaaaagaaaatgggaaagcaatcaaagcatgtcacttcaaaatcaaggaaataaaactaaagagaataagacaggcaaTGAGGAACAATGTATATACAGGGCACATGggcaagaattaaaaaatttcaatgataaattcatatcctttagaagttactttaaatataagtggtttaaactctctaatgaaaaataagatgactttcGGGAGACtcgaagatggcggaatggtggtgacctcctggattcgtgctcccagagtggaaggcatgggtctcggactgccacaacgctagaagttcactcccccacaagaacggcggtgtgaacccatggagaatcagcatgggacagagaaagagcaagaaaggactgaggtgattgagaaataaatcatgaaaatctggagagtgtgggacggtcaatagagaagggagcgcgggactGCTGTActcacctcaccagagagtggggtgggttcagccccacaggaaagcatcttgctccccctctgacctccacacccactcaattggggatctgcctgaagtcggtgcagaatcgctgcgggagacgtggggctctgcagagaggagacattagcgggaggcattttggaccctggagcgcTGTGCACAGCCGAGGTGCCTAGCAaatgtctcctatacgcgggcggcgGGACTGCTTCAGTCCGGCTCTAGCAGACACCGAACTGTGTCGTTTAGGcaggcggctggattctcccggtccccggctcctctggcctctgccggtccctgagcattcaaccccagagacagtgatctgcagacgggcagCGGCCATTGTCGGGTTTCACAGCCTAAACGCTACGGAGCGATTGGGTACCAGGCAGCTCCCTGGGCgcctcccttccctagtccacggacccccACTacgagctccacctttgtgtgaacactgagtggttccccagttgtgagagagtggagcgtggaccttgcagacgtTGGGGCAGGGTGGACCATCAcccgcgggaactgcagcggctggggAACTGGGCGAACGAGGGTGCCGCTCcactccccctatccactgtctttcacgcagagagagacggaaaccaccttgggagaggaagaggagcagcccccccagcagaggtagcaaaatcctgaacaacatgcgaagggctccccctagtgacagaggacgCACCTTACCTGGCACTCAAggcgtgcccctatccagactaaagctgaaagaagggatcttaaggactcatccagatgggaagggctcagtgaaagaactctgggactataaagaatcaagctgaaaccttgccctcaaagaggattactagttctccaccaattaacacaaaccagattccaaatagcaacatgtcacaggaagaatttcaaacatggatcataaacacgctgaacattatgcaagaaaaaatggataatcaacacaaagaaaccacaaaaaagatccaggacttggaagaaaaattcaccaaagaaattgagatactgaagaaaaatcaaactgaactcctggaagtgaagaatttattcaaggagctacaaaacacagtggaaagtctcaagagcagggtagatcaaacagaagaaagattcTCAGAGATctaagataacactttccaattaaataagacagtcacagagttagagcaaagaaacaagagaaaagaccagagtctacaagaaatgtgggattatgtgaagaagcctaatgtgagagttatcggcattcctgagggtgaagaagacaataagcaagggttgaataaactatttgaagatataattgaggaaaatttcccaggcctagccaaatctctagatatacaggttcaagaagctcaaagaacccccgGGAGATTCacaccaaataggaagacaccacgtcatgtagtcatcagactgaccaaaatatctactaaagaggcccttcttcgagctgtaaggagaaagaaacaagtaacatacaaaggaaagtccatctgaatcacgccagatttctcaactgaaaccttacaagcaagaagagattggggccccattctcactcttctgaaacagaataatgcccagcctagaatcctgtacccagctaagctgcattttatatatgaaggtgaaattaagacattctcagataaacaaaaactgagggaattcaccaagacaagaccagctctccaagaagtactcaaaacagagttacacatggtccagcacaagaaggaccctcaaatgtaacactaatcaagagataaatataaaaactcagttatcataatggctcaagagagaaaacagatcaatgaaattcaacccaacatgtggaacagcaatctgtctcacttatcagttctctcattaaatgtgaatggattgaattccccactcaagagacatagactggcccaatggataaaaaaatataagccaagtatctgctgtcttcaggaaactcatctaacctgcaaggatgcatttagactgaaagtaaaagggtgtaaatcaatattccaagtaaatggaacccaaaagaaagctgacgTGGTGGTTCTAATCTctgataacgtagtttttaaatcaacaaaagtaaagaaagacaaagatggtcactatatactggtgaagggtacaattaaacaagaagacataactatacttaatatatatgcacccaatctaggtgcacccagattcataaagcaaaccctacttgatctgaaccaaatgatagataacaatactgtaatagctggagactttaacatcccactgacagtacaggacagatcctctaaacagaaaataaacaaagacataatggacttaaatagaattctagaacaaatgggcctgactgacatctacaggacattctacccaaaaaccactgaatatactttcttctcatcagctcatgggacattctccaagattgaccatatcttaggacataaagcatgtcttaaaaaatttaaaaatatagaaattataccatgcatcttctcagatcacagtggaataaaagtaacaatgaaccctaacagaaatcctcacttctactcaaagtcatggaagctaaataaccttctcctgaacactcattttataaatgaagaaatcaagtcagaaatcaaaagattctttgatgtaaacgacaaaggagatacaatgTATCAAAATcggtgggacacagctaaagcagtcctgagaggaaaatttatttccataaatgcctataccaaaaagacagaaaacttacaagtagacaatctaatgaatagactcaaagagctggagaaggaagaccagaccgatcccaaacccagcagaaggagagaaattattaagattaaatcagaactaaatgaaaagcacaacaatcaaaccataagggagattaataaaaccaaaagatggttctttgaaaaaataaacaaaattgacacacctctggctatactaaccaagagcagaaaagaaaaatctcttataacctccatcggGAACACGAAAGgggtaatcacgactgatgccacagagatacttgatatcatctatgaattctacaaaaatctttatgcacacaaagtAGAAAACCtgcaggaaatggacaaattctgaaaaacacacagccttcccaggctcaaccaggaagaaatataattcctgaatagaccaatatctagatctgaaatcgaaacagcaataaaaaaccttcccaaaaagaaaagccctggaccagatgggttcacacctgaattctaccatacctgc belongs to Eulemur rufifrons isolate Redbay chromosome 30, OSU_ERuf_1, whole genome shotgun sequence and includes:
- the LOC138378802 gene encoding zinc finger protein 91-like, producing MRQLSSHCTQDLVPEQGIKDSFQKSIMRLYETCGLENIHLREDWECVNEWKRQKVYYDGLTQCLSTTHRKIFRCIKVFTKFSNLNRHKKRPIGEGIFWHNRCGKTFNHISNDSGHRKIHTGEKPYKCEECGKAFNWYSKLTTHKRIHTGEKPYKCEECGKAFTQCSSLTEHKRIHTGEKPYKCEECGKAFSRCRDLTLHKRIHTGEKPYKCEECGKAFTQCSRLTEHKRIHTGEKPYKCEECGKAFRWCRDFTLHKRIHTGEKPYKCEECGKAFTQCSRLTKHKRIHTGEKPYNCKECGKAFTQCSYLTLHKRIHTGEKPYKCEECGKAFTQCSSLTLHKRIHTGEKPYKCEECGKAFSRCTDLNLHKRIHSGEKPYKCEECGKAFNNCSHLTQHKRSHTLEKPYKCEECGPDFTRFSHLAQHKGIHTGKKPYKCEECGKAFCHCLPLTKHEKIHTGEKPYKCEECGKAFNWYSSLTEHKRIHTGEKPYKCEECGKAFTHCSRLTEHKRIHTGEKPYKCEECGKAFTQCTNLTLHKRIHTGEKPYKCEECGKAFTHCSRLTEHKRIHTGEKPYKCEECGKAFTQCSRLTEHKRIHTGEKPYKCEQCSKAFTRYSSLTEHKRIHTGEKPYKCEQCGKAFTQCSSLIEHKRIHTGEKPYKCEECGKAFTRYSSLAEHKRIHTGEKPYKCEECGKAFNWCSKLTTHKRIHTGEKPHKCEECGKAFTQCSSLIEHKRIHTGEKPYKCEECGKAFSRGTDLTLHKRIHTGEKPYKCEECGKAFTQCSHLTLHKRIHTGEKPYKCEECGKAFTQCSYLTLHKRIHTGEKPYKCEECGKAFSRHRDLTLHKRIHTGEKPYKCEECGKAFTQCSYLTLHKRIHTGEKPYKCEECGKAFTQCSSLTLHKRIHTGEKPYKCEECV